The Litchfieldia alkalitelluris genome has a window encoding:
- a CDS encoding STAS domain-containing protein codes for MRIPIMKLYQYLIVSIQWELDDQTALQFQEDLLNKLHETGAHGVVIDLTSIDFIDSFIAKVLGDVIKMANLMGAKVVITGIQPAVAITLVELGVRLDDVLTALDLERGIKNLQIELGENPWQSSSPVSG; via the coding sequence TTGAGAATTCCGATAATGAAGCTTTATCAATATCTGATTGTTTCGATTCAGTGGGAACTTGATGATCAAACAGCTTTACAGTTTCAGGAAGATTTATTAAATAAACTCCATGAAACAGGTGCCCATGGCGTTGTGATAGATCTCACTTCCATTGATTTTATCGATTCTTTTATTGCAAAGGTTTTGGGTGATGTCATTAAAATGGCTAACCTAATGGGAGCGAAGGTTGTCATCACTGGAATCCAGCCTGCTGTTGCAATTACTCTTGTTGAATTAGGGGTTCGTCTGGATGATGTATTAACAGCCCTTGATTTAGAAAGAGGGATAAAAAATTTGCAAATTGAATTGGGGGAAAATCCATGGCAATCCAGCAGCCCTGTGTCAGGATAA
- a CDS encoding PP2C family protein-serine/threonine phosphatase, whose protein sequence is MEFREGMEKRYSQILSNYLTERDEQALYQGQKFSRKAIEQVIPPEEIVNLHRKTLKKLIPDLPQEVVLSLDFLLEVMMGYGLAYQEHQSLRFQQEELKTEIEVAAGVQQTLLETTIPSISSLDVGAISIPSKQMNGDYINFVSDDQATLSVAIADVIGKGIPAALCMSMIKYAMDSLPNMRLTPSEVLKNLNRVVEQNFDMGMFITMLYGIYHTDSHMFTYSSAGHEPGFIYRKSDDTFSTMETKGLVLGVDKSTEYKQYQISLNEGDMIILLSDGVTEGRICGEFIEREQITNYIRQYIHLPAQEIVENVYKELLKLQDFELKDDFTFILLKRCV, encoded by the coding sequence ATGGAGTTTCGTGAGGGAATGGAGAAGAGGTATAGTCAGATTCTTTCAAATTATTTAACGGAACGTGATGAACAAGCGTTATACCAAGGTCAGAAGTTTAGTAGAAAAGCGATAGAACAAGTTATTCCTCCCGAGGAGATAGTGAATCTTCATCGTAAAACATTAAAAAAATTAATTCCTGATTTACCACAGGAGGTTGTTCTTTCACTAGATTTTTTATTAGAAGTAATGATGGGATATGGACTAGCATATCAAGAGCATCAAAGCTTGCGATTTCAACAGGAAGAATTGAAAACTGAAATCGAAGTTGCGGCCGGAGTTCAACAAACATTACTTGAAACGACCATTCCTTCAATCAGTTCATTAGATGTTGGAGCAATAAGTATTCCGTCAAAGCAAATGAATGGTGATTATATTAATTTTGTTTCTGACGACCAGGCTACCTTGAGTGTCGCGATAGCGGATGTGATTGGAAAAGGAATCCCTGCTGCATTGTGTATGTCGATGATCAAATATGCCATGGATAGTCTTCCGAATATGAGATTAACTCCAAGTGAAGTACTGAAAAACTTGAATCGAGTGGTAGAGCAAAATTTTGATATGGGCATGTTTATTACGATGCTATATGGTATTTATCATACAGATAGTCACATGTTTACATATAGCTCTGCTGGGCATGAACCTGGATTTATCTATCGAAAGAGCGATGATACCTTTTCGACTATGGAAACCAAAGGCTTAGTCTTAGGGGTAGATAAATCAACTGAATATAAACAATATCAAATCAGCTTAAACGAAGGAGATATGATTATTCTCCTCTCAGACGGTGTGACTGAAGGGCGAATTTGTGGCGAGTTTATCGAAAGAGAACAAATCACCAATTATATACGACAATACATTCATTTGCCTGCTCAAGAAATTGTAGAAAATGTATATAAAGAGTTATTGAAACTACAGGATTTTGAATTAAAGGATGATTTTACATTTATTTTATTAAAAAGATGTGTTTAA
- the sigB gene encoding RNA polymerase sigma factor SigB, with protein sequence MNRESQPIAENKSETYQLITQFQECDDKLAEKKLVEKYTKLVESLARKYSKGRDFHEDIVQVGLLGLLGAIRRFDSSFGRTFESFAVPTIIGEIKRFLRDKTWSVHVPRRIKELGPKIKNTVDELTIQLQRSPKIEEIADYIDVSEEEVLEAMEMGRGYNALSVDHTIDADSEGGTVTLHDIVGEEDVGFDQVHQRISVEESLHVLNEREKKIINLTYLKNLSQKDTGDLLGISQMHVSRLQRKALEKLRQEINV encoded by the coding sequence ATGAATCGCGAATCTCAACCTATAGCAGAAAATAAATCAGAAACGTACCAATTAATCACACAATTTCAAGAATGTGATGATAAACTGGCCGAGAAGAAGTTGGTTGAAAAATACACAAAGCTCGTCGAGTCTCTAGCGCGTAAATACTCGAAGGGAAGAGATTTTCACGAAGATATTGTACAAGTCGGGCTACTTGGTTTATTAGGAGCCATCCGCCGCTTTGATTCTTCGTTTGGAAGGACATTTGAATCGTTTGCTGTGCCAACGATTATTGGTGAAATTAAAAGGTTTCTTCGAGATAAAACATGGAGTGTTCATGTTCCAAGAAGAATTAAAGAGTTAGGACCTAAAATAAAAAATACGGTGGACGAGCTTACTATTCAACTGCAGAGGTCTCCTAAGATTGAAGAAATTGCAGATTATATTGATGTTTCTGAGGAGGAAGTATTAGAAGCGATGGAGATGGGACGAGGCTATAACGCTCTCTCAGTCGACCATACAATTGATGCTGATTCTGAAGGTGGTACGGTAACATTACACGATATCGTCGGGGAAGAGGACGTTGGGTTTGACCAAGTACATCAAAGAATTTCTGTCGAAGAAAGCTTACATGTATTAAATGAGCGTGAAAAAAAGATCATCAACCTTACCTACTTAAAAAATTTAAGTCAAAAAGATACAGGCGATTTACTCGGGATTTCTCAAATGCATGTTTCAAGACTGCAAAGAAAAGCATTAGAAAAACTCAGACAAGAAATAAATGTTTAG
- a CDS encoding STAS domain-containing protein gives MNNYILHFLDQNKSVIIEEWIKEIKLVGKHKQLDSGSNGEMFVSTSKEFIEIILDNLNKDREGFSTKLTDFSNKVIRMGWPLTYVIEGLQAFRSVILKRAFEEKNDEKDYLLVLNEVDLWINPIISQMISLYSGNWEQTVTLQKVALQELSAPLIPIFENITIMPLVGTIDTERARQIMENLLQGVVKHRSEVVLIDITGVPVVDTMVAHHIIQAAEAVRLVGAKCLLVGIRPEIAQTIVNLGINLDQFITKNTLKKGIETALEMTNRKIVSLSTEGLS, from the coding sequence ATGAATAACTATATCTTACATTTTTTAGACCAGAATAAATCCGTAATTATCGAAGAATGGATTAAGGAAATCAAACTAGTAGGAAAACACAAACAATTAGATAGTGGTTCGAACGGTGAAATGTTCGTATCTACAAGTAAGGAATTCATTGAAATCATTCTTGATAATTTAAATAAAGATAGAGAAGGTTTTTCAACGAAGTTAACCGATTTTTCGAATAAGGTCATTCGAATGGGTTGGCCGTTAACCTATGTAATTGAAGGGCTACAGGCATTTCGTAGCGTGATTTTAAAGCGTGCATTTGAAGAAAAGAATGATGAAAAGGATTATTTACTTGTACTTAACGAAGTAGATTTATGGATTAATCCGATTATTAGTCAAATGATTTCCCTATATTCAGGCAACTGGGAACAAACAGTTACCTTACAAAAAGTAGCACTTCAGGAATTATCTGCACCACTTATTCCAATCTTTGAAAATATTACAATTATGCCTTTGGTTGGTACCATTGATACTGAGAGAGCAAGACAAATTATGGAGAACCTTCTTCAAGGTGTTGTGAAGCATCGCTCGGAGGTTGTATTAATCGATATAACAGGAGTCCCTGTGGTAGACACAATGGTTGCACATCATATCATCCAAGCAGCCGAGGCGGTTAGACTTGTCGGAGCCAAGTGTTTATTAGTAGGAATCCGACCTGAAATTGCACAAACAATCGTGAATCTCGGAATTAATTTAGATCAATTTATTACAAAGAATACGTTGAAAAAAGGAATAGAAACTGCCTTGGAAATGACCAATCGAAAAATAGTGAGTCTATCAACGGAGGGGTTAAGTTGA
- a CDS encoding PP2C family serine/threonine-protein phosphatase → MNETEKIQVSGYQVPKKNQAVCGDQYFYTHTQDYFVCAMADGLGSGEAAFEASSAVVNVVKSYHSEDVHSIIQRCNLALKSKRGAAVAIFKIYFKSQELVYSCVGNINFYLYSPSSKLIYPLPVMGYLSGKPQVFNTQRFSYQSNSTFLFHSDGVKLRAIKGLLSTVESLEEMHIRLREYEDNRDDDFTFIGGFIH, encoded by the coding sequence ATGAATGAAACTGAGAAAATACAAGTGAGCGGATATCAGGTACCTAAGAAAAATCAGGCAGTATGTGGAGATCAGTACTTTTATACTCATACACAAGACTATTTTGTTTGTGCTATGGCTGATGGGTTAGGTAGTGGAGAAGCTGCTTTTGAAGCTTCTTCAGCTGTAGTTAATGTAGTCAAAAGCTATCATTCTGAGGATGTTCATTCAATTATACAGCGGTGTAACCTAGCCCTAAAGTCCAAACGTGGTGCAGCTGTCGCTATTTTTAAAATATATTTTAAAAGCCAGGAACTAGTTTATAGTTGTGTAGGGAATATTAATTTTTACCTATACTCACCCTCATCTAAATTAATTTATCCTCTACCCGTTATGGGATATTTATCAGGAAAACCCCAAGTTTTTAATACCCAAAGATTCTCATATCAATCAAACTCAACCTTCCTCTTCCATTCCGATGGGGTAAAGCTTCGAGCGATCAAAGGATTGTTAAGTACTGTAGAAAGCTTAGAAGAAATGCATATAAGATTAAGGGAGTATGAAGACAATAGAGATGATGACTTTACCTTTATTGGTGGATTTATTCACTAA
- the rsbW gene encoding anti-sigma B factor RsbW, translating into MNQQFDYIEMKVPAKPEYVGVVRLTLSGVASRMGFSYESIEDIKVATGEACTNAVQHAYRKNEGGEITIGYGIYKNRLEVMIADNGMSFDFEKMKEEIGPHTIEDSVEKLPEGGLGLYIIDSLMDKVRVHHNYGVTVFMTKYLQGKQVEKNESRISTYSRK; encoded by the coding sequence ATGAACCAACAATTTGATTATATTGAAATGAAGGTACCCGCAAAGCCTGAATATGTAGGGGTTGTTCGTTTAACATTATCTGGAGTCGCAAGTAGGATGGGATTTTCATATGAATCAATTGAGGATATTAAGGTCGCAACTGGTGAAGCTTGTACAAATGCTGTCCAACATGCCTATCGAAAGAATGAGGGTGGCGAAATTACGATCGGATATGGAATTTATAAAAATCGATTAGAAGTAATGATTGCAGATAATGGAATGAGTTTTGATTTTGAAAAGATGAAAGAAGAAATCGGACCACATACCATTGAAGACTCAGTCGAAAAGTTACCTGAGGGTGGTTTAGGTCTATATATCATAGACTCGCTAATGGATAAAGTTAGAGTCCATCATAATTACGGTGTGACTGTGTTTATGACAAAGTACTTACAGGGGAAGCAGGTGGAGAAAAATGAATCGCGAATCTCAACCTATAGCAGAAAATAA
- the cmpA gene encoding cortex morphogenetic protein CmpA → MPSWLKSQMKRAYYEKNMYQIKLLNQCWYFYRKKHCS, encoded by the coding sequence ATGCCCTCATGGCTCAAGAGTCAAATGAAACGTGCCTACTATGAAAAGAATATGTACCAAATCAAATTACTTAATCAATGTTGGTACTTTTATAGAAAGAAACACTGCTCTTAA
- a CDS encoding SprT family protein: MNVNDLQKFVEAISIEYFGKPFKHHARFNSRLQTTGGRYLLKSHDIELNPKYYIERGEEELVGIIKHELCHYHLHIEGKGYQHRDKDFRDLLKKVDAPRFCKPLDSVKKRKVMTQHLYECNACQQRYVRKRKVDTNRYVCGKCSGKLIHLK; this comes from the coding sequence TTGAACGTGAATGATTTACAAAAGTTTGTAGAGGCTATATCAATTGAATATTTTGGAAAGCCATTTAAACATCACGCAAGATTCAACAGTAGACTACAAACTACTGGTGGCAGATATCTTCTCAAAAGTCACGATATTGAATTAAACCCGAAATATTATATAGAACGTGGTGAAGAAGAGTTAGTAGGCATTATTAAACATGAGCTATGTCATTATCATTTACATATAGAAGGTAAAGGGTATCAACATAGAGATAAGGATTTTAGAGATTTGCTAAAAAAAGTGGACGCGCCTCGATTCTGCAAACCATTGGATTCAGTTAAGAAACGGAAAGTAATGACCCAACATCTTTATGAATGCAATGCATGTCAGCAAAGATACGTAAGAAAGAGAAAAGTAGATACAAATAGGTATGTGTGCGGAAAATGCTCAGGTAAATTAATCCATTTAAAATAA
- the thiL gene encoding thiamine-phosphate kinase, whose protein sequence is MSIQDEFSFINRIRPTKIHQTSSLVTGIGDDAAVYLPTKDYAQIVCTDTLVEEIHFTKETMSPFQLGYKALAVNISDIAAMGGKPLYFLVSIAISNRWTEDELVEIYDGMNTLADTYKIDLIGGDTVSSRESLMITVTVIGETEKGQELLRSSAKDGDVVFVTGTVGDSSGGLELLLARGRHDSFTEHEQFLVKRHQIPSPRVEIGRLLTNLSRVSLNDVSDGVASEANELAEASNVTITLLAELLPISKALQTYDPTGFMEKALFGGEDFELIGTMSETDWKKVKLNGDTSLTKIGSVSSGEPKVLLSKDNSLITLEKKGYNHFKK, encoded by the coding sequence ATGTCTATACAGGATGAGTTTTCTTTTATTAATCGGATTCGTCCAACTAAAATACATCAAACCTCCTCGCTTGTAACGGGTATTGGCGATGATGCGGCTGTGTATCTTCCAACAAAAGATTACGCGCAAATCGTATGTACCGATACATTAGTGGAGGAAATTCATTTTACAAAGGAAACAATGTCTCCTTTTCAATTGGGTTATAAAGCCTTGGCTGTTAATATTAGCGATATTGCAGCAATGGGAGGAAAACCTCTATACTTTTTAGTTTCCATAGCGATATCTAATCGTTGGACTGAAGATGAGTTAGTGGAAATCTACGATGGTATGAACACGTTAGCAGATACATATAAAATAGATTTAATTGGTGGAGATACTGTATCATCTAGGGAATCTTTAATGATTACAGTAACAGTAATAGGAGAGACTGAAAAGGGACAAGAGTTATTAAGAAGTAGTGCTAAAGATGGTGATGTTGTATTTGTAACAGGGACTGTTGGCGATTCTAGCGGAGGACTTGAGCTCTTATTAGCAAGAGGAAGACATGACTCATTCACAGAGCACGAGCAGTTTTTAGTGAAAAGACACCAGATTCCTTCTCCTAGAGTTGAAATTGGGCGATTATTGACTAATCTATCACGCGTATCTTTAAATGATGTAAGTGATGGTGTTGCAAGTGAGGCAAATGAACTTGCGGAAGCTAGTAATGTTACCATAACATTACTAGCTGAATTATTGCCAATTAGTAAGGCGTTACAAACATATGATCCAACTGGTTTTATGGAGAAAGCATTGTTCGGTGGAGAAGATTTTGAATTAATTGGCACAATGTCAGAAACGGATTGGAAAAAGGTTAAACTAAATGGGGATACTAGTTTAACTAAGATAGGAAGTGTTTCTAGTGGGGAACCTAAAGTGTTATTAAGCAAGGATAACTCACTTATCACACTAGAGAAAAAAGGGTATAATCATTTTAAAAAATAA
- a CDS encoding anti-sigma factor antagonist, which produces MNIQIDIREISEGHYVTIHGEIDVYTAPQVKEKLLPISEIENSHLIVDLSDVSYLDSTGLGIFIGAFKNIKKHNGEFKLVGLSERLERLFSITGLSGIMDIDRKLEGGVK; this is translated from the coding sequence ATGAACATTCAAATAGATATACGTGAAATTAGTGAAGGTCATTATGTTACTATACATGGTGAAATTGATGTTTATACAGCGCCACAGGTGAAAGAAAAATTACTACCTATCTCTGAAATAGAAAATAGTCATTTGATCGTGGATTTAAGTGACGTTTCATACTTGGATAGTACAGGGTTAGGTATTTTTATAGGGGCCTTTAAAAACATCAAGAAACATAATGGAGAATTTAAATTAGTAGGTCTTTCCGAACGACTGGAACGATTATTTTCAATAACGGGCTTATCAGGCATTATGGATATAGATCGTAAGTTAGAAGGTGGAGTGAAATGA
- a CDS encoding class I SAM-dependent methyltransferase produces the protein MNQKSFREVVQKYTNELERSTIPYQFIEETALILQGVSIEHENQLIILIQWDLLESVYEKYEAYSPSEIKKDQFAASFTFYDDNYHIQFRCVFNTTVKTDPYRIKVDVGGTEVWCKSLYAYIYDDRYYFSKTRIEEFLLEKQHDMTSSNEQAWNQNNFQALIQRFGEPEHAADKIKQNPDWRLHPYRKYLGDLSSKRVIHLLGSNGVKGVAMALLGADVTIVDFSKENQKYAKEVAKAADSRLNYILSDALSLPMYNVGEFDIVLMELGVLHYFVDLKSLAVLIRDLLNENGKFILHEFHPISTKLITSSGKKHKVTGNYFDPSIKTLDVAFTKHMPEENKQDLAKVYQRQWTIGEVVTILADAGLFIEVLEEEPNHKVHDMGLPKTYTMVLSRR, from the coding sequence TTGAATCAAAAATCTTTTAGAGAAGTTGTGCAAAAGTATACAAATGAACTTGAGCGGTCAACTATTCCTTATCAGTTCATAGAAGAAACAGCCTTAATTTTACAAGGCGTGTCGATTGAGCATGAAAATCAACTTATCATTTTGATACAGTGGGATTTGCTTGAAAGTGTTTATGAGAAGTATGAGGCTTATTCACCGTCAGAGATCAAAAAGGATCAATTTGCAGCAAGTTTTACTTTTTATGACGATAACTACCACATTCAATTTCGTTGCGTTTTTAATACTACTGTTAAAACAGACCCATATCGTATAAAAGTGGATGTGGGGGGAACAGAAGTATGGTGTAAATCACTATATGCATATATTTATGATGATCGTTATTATTTCAGTAAAACTCGTATCGAGGAATTTTTACTAGAAAAGCAACACGATATGACTAGTAGTAACGAACAAGCATGGAACCAAAATAATTTTCAGGCGCTGATTCAGCGATTTGGTGAACCAGAACATGCTGCTGATAAAATCAAACAAAACCCTGATTGGCGGTTACACCCGTACCGGAAATATTTAGGGGATTTGTCCTCGAAACGGGTCATTCATCTACTTGGTTCTAATGGAGTCAAAGGTGTAGCTATGGCATTGCTGGGAGCAGACGTGACGATTGTTGATTTCTCGAAGGAAAATCAAAAATATGCAAAAGAAGTGGCAAAAGCAGCAGATTCTCGGTTGAACTATATTCTGTCAGATGCCTTATCTTTGCCTATGTATAATGTTGGTGAATTTGACATTGTATTAATGGAATTGGGAGTTTTACACTATTTTGTAGACCTCAAATCGTTGGCGGTGTTAATCCGAGATTTATTAAACGAGAATGGTAAGTTTATCTTGCATGAGTTCCATCCAATTTCTACCAAACTAATAACATCCAGTGGAAAAAAACATAAGGTAACAGGAAACTACTTTGACCCATCTATCAAAACATTGGATGTTGCTTTTACAAAACATATGCCTGAAGAGAATAAGCAGGATTTAGCCAAGGTTTATCAACGGCAGTGGACGATAGGAGAAGTGGTGACAATTCTCGCTGATGCGGGACTTTTTATAGAGGTACTAGAAGAGGAGCCAAATCATAAGGTTCATGATATGGGTCTCCCGAAGACTTATACAATGGTTTTATCGAGACGATAA
- a CDS encoding Tex family protein, with translation MNLVQAIEKDEHLIKTIALELAINKKQVSNVISLLEEGNTVPFIARYRKEVTGSLDEVQIRDVQDKWQYMQNLETRKEEVIRLISEQGKLTDELKGNIEKATKLQQVEDLYRPYKQKRRTKATVAKEKGLEPLAEWFYSFPKNVDVNEYSSQFLSEEKDVLIVEDAIQGAKDIIAEWIADEPSFRQHIRQETFSKGSIESSLKDQEKDEKNVFEMYYDYKEPIHKIVPHRVLALNRGEKEEILKVSLVAPVDRILSYLHKKVIKIEHSPVTPYIIEVLEDSYKRLIEPSVEREIRKELTEKAEDRAIHIFSENLRNLLLQPPLKGKMVLGVDPAYRTGCKLAVVDEIGKVLKIDVIYPHPPVNKRAEAKDKFLKVFNEFDVEMIAIGNGTASRETEQFVADILKEVEKEIYYLIVNEAGASVYSASDIAREEFPNLQVEERSAVSISRRLQDPLAELVKIDPKSVGVGQYQHDVSQKKLNDSLTFVVETVVNKVGVNVNTASSSLLQYVAGLSKAVANNIVKQREEKGKFTNRKELKKIPRLGAKTYEQCIGFLRIVDGDEPLDRTGIHPESYSEVKRLLKQINATTEDLGSEKLRQAIADLSVEVMASELNIGEITLKDITEALVSPERDPRDELSKPLLKKDILKLEDLQKGMELEGTVRNVVDFGAFVDIGVKQDGLVHISKLKKGFVKHPLEVVAVGDVVKVWIEDVDAKKGRVALSMLQPE, from the coding sequence ATGAATTTGGTACAAGCAATTGAAAAAGATGAACACCTAATTAAAACAATAGCGCTAGAACTAGCGATTAATAAAAAACAAGTATCCAATGTCATCTCTCTTCTTGAAGAAGGAAATACAGTACCCTTTATTGCAAGGTATCGTAAGGAAGTCACTGGTTCATTAGATGAAGTGCAAATTCGTGATGTCCAAGATAAATGGCAGTATATGCAAAACCTTGAAACACGTAAAGAAGAAGTTATTCGGTTGATTTCCGAGCAAGGCAAGCTGACTGATGAGTTAAAAGGAAATATTGAAAAAGCTACAAAGCTTCAACAAGTGGAAGATCTTTATCGTCCTTACAAACAAAAACGACGAACTAAAGCTACCGTTGCAAAGGAAAAGGGGCTTGAACCACTTGCTGAATGGTTTTATTCTTTTCCGAAGAATGTTGATGTAAATGAGTATTCATCACAGTTTTTATCGGAAGAAAAAGATGTCTTAATAGTTGAAGATGCGATTCAAGGGGCAAAGGATATTATTGCCGAATGGATTGCAGATGAGCCTTCCTTCCGTCAACATATCCGCCAAGAGACATTTTCTAAAGGAAGTATTGAATCCAGTCTTAAGGATCAGGAAAAAGATGAGAAGAATGTGTTTGAAATGTATTATGACTATAAAGAGCCTATTCATAAAATTGTGCCGCACCGCGTACTTGCTTTAAATCGTGGTGAAAAAGAGGAAATTCTTAAAGTATCTCTTGTGGCACCTGTAGATCGAATACTGAGTTATTTACATAAAAAAGTCATTAAAATTGAACATTCTCCTGTTACACCATATATCATAGAGGTGCTTGAAGATAGCTACAAGAGACTTATTGAGCCTTCTGTAGAGCGGGAAATTCGAAAAGAGTTAACAGAGAAGGCTGAAGACCGTGCGATTCATATTTTCTCTGAGAATTTACGCAATTTATTATTACAACCTCCTTTAAAAGGAAAAATGGTACTAGGAGTTGACCCGGCTTACCGAACAGGCTGTAAATTAGCAGTTGTTGATGAAATAGGAAAAGTACTGAAAATCGATGTGATATATCCACATCCACCTGTTAATAAAAGAGCGGAAGCTAAAGACAAATTCCTAAAAGTATTTAATGAATTTGATGTTGAAATGATTGCCATTGGTAACGGTACTGCTTCAAGAGAGACAGAACAATTTGTTGCTGATATTTTAAAAGAAGTAGAAAAGGAAATTTATTACTTAATTGTCAACGAAGCTGGAGCAAGTGTATATTCTGCTTCAGATATTGCAAGAGAGGAATTTCCGAATTTACAAGTAGAGGAGCGAAGTGCTGTCTCTATTTCACGGAGATTACAAGATCCACTAGCGGAGTTAGTTAAAATAGACCCTAAATCTGTAGGTGTAGGTCAATACCAACATGATGTTTCGCAAAAGAAGTTGAACGACTCATTAACCTTTGTCGTTGAAACGGTTGTTAATAAAGTGGGAGTGAATGTTAATACAGCTTCTTCATCTCTTTTGCAATATGTAGCGGGTCTATCTAAAGCAGTCGCTAATAATATTGTCAAACAGAGAGAAGAAAAAGGGAAGTTCACCAATCGAAAAGAATTGAAGAAAATCCCGAGACTCGGAGCTAAGACATACGAGCAATGTATCGGTTTCTTAAGAATCGTAGATGGTGATGAGCCGCTGGACCGTACGGGTATTCACCCTGAGAGCTATAGTGAAGTAAAGCGTTTATTAAAACAAATAAATGCAACAACTGAAGATTTAGGTAGTGAAAAGTTGAGACAAGCTATTGCAGATCTATCGGTAGAAGTTATGGCTAGCGAATTAAACATCGGTGAGATCACTTTAAAAGACATTACAGAAGCACTAGTGAGTCCAGAAAGAGATCCTCGAGATGAGTTATCCAAACCATTATTGAAAAAGGATATCTTAAAGCTAGAAGATCTACAAAAAGGTATGGAGCTAGAAGGAACTGTACGTAATGTTGTTGATTTTGGTGCATTCGTGGATATCGGAGTAAAACAAGATGGTCTCGTGCATATTTCGAAGTTGAAAAAAGGATTTGTTAAACATCCTCTAGAAGTTGTAGCTGTAGGAGATGTTGTGAAAGTTTGGATTGAAGATGTTGATGCGAAAAAAGGCCGAGTGGCACTATCAATGCTTCAACCTGAATAA
- the ndoA gene encoding type II toxin-antitoxin system endoribonuclease NdoA, whose amino-acid sequence MIVKRGDVYFADLSPVVGSEQGGVRPVLVIQNDIGNRFSPTVIVAAITAQIQKAKLPTHVEIDAEKYGFERDSVILLEQIRTIDKQRLTDKITHLDEEMMDRVDEALQISLGLIDF is encoded by the coding sequence TTGATTGTTAAACGTGGCGACGTGTATTTTGCTGACCTCTCCCCTGTTGTTGGTTCAGAGCAAGGCGGCGTTCGTCCAGTTCTTGTCATCCAAAACGATATTGGGAATCGGTTTAGTCCCACAGTAATTGTTGCAGCAATAACGGCGCAAATCCAAAAGGCTAAATTGCCTACCCATGTAGAAATTGATGCGGAAAAATATGGCTTTGAGCGTGACTCAGTTATTCTTCTAGAGCAAATTCGAACAATTGATAAGCAACGTCTAACCGACAAAATTACCCATCTAGACGAAGAGATGATGGACAGAGTGGATGAAGCCTTACAAATTAGTTTAGGACTCATCGATTTTTAG
- a CDS encoding anti-sigma regulatory factor, translated as MAIQQPCVRITTEWDIVAARQHGRNAAKDLGFSTVDQARITTAISELARNIYLYAGTGEITINKVAKSGKVGIEIKSIDNGPGISDIRQVMQDGFSTSGGLGAGLPGVKRLMDEFLIDSTPGKGTTVESIKWLR; from the coding sequence ATGGCAATCCAGCAGCCCTGTGTCAGGATAACGACCGAATGGGATATTGTTGCAGCTAGACAACATGGTCGAAATGCAGCAAAGGATCTTGGATTTAGCACAGTCGATCAAGCTAGAATAACAACTGCTATTTCTGAGTTAGCTAGAAATATCTATTTATATGCGGGGACTGGTGAGATTACCATAAACAAGGTTGCCAAGTCTGGAAAAGTGGGAATTGAGATCAAATCAATTGATAATGGTCCTGGGATCTCTGACATAAGGCAGGTTATGCAGGATGGTTTTTCAACTTCTGGTGGTTTGGGAGCAGGATTACCAGGGGTAAAACGGTTGATGGACGAGTTTCTTATTGACTCTACTCCTGGTAAAGGGACCACTGTTGAGAGTATTAAATGGTTGCGATAG